From a region of the Leptospira venezuelensis genome:
- the mdoH gene encoding glucans biosynthesis glucosyltransferase MdoH, whose amino-acid sequence MNTETFPTSVPEPEGILKEAFDSRKFTYRRLGFVGVLGLLSLFGIYLEYRFLLINGISPLEWATLLLFCFLFPLLAFGATTAIFGTVQRIRGGDPTRISGLIAGQTANPKELPPTAVVIPIHCEDVARVAAGLESMMRSAATVGLGENLDFFLLSDTTDPDIWLQEEKAFSKLSRKPETKGRVYYRKRRINLNKKSGNIADFCRRWGRRYRYMIVLDADSLVTGECMLNLIRLMEAVPNAGIIQTVPKIIRGKSLFQRLAQFGTWLGNPIFGAGSYYWQVFSGPFWGHNAIVRLKPFMEHCGLPGLPGEGAIGGKILSHDTVEAALIRKAGYTVWFAYDLEGSYEECPPNLLESLKRDNRWCQGNLQHFWFLFVGGLRISSRIHILLGILSYGSSLLWALLLVATSFTVMADTDYYRLASIPEEWAQFQESMYLPVFYGLQIYTILILFMPRILSFLDGLFFRRKESGIGFFSFIISFFIEFIQSVILAPAYMVQYTRFLWMTFWNRKIEWGPQNRNSSQGIDRMAAARALLPQAFYGTGISIWLFVYYPVLFYWLLPITGGWLLSYFWGVWTSSSKQGEVWRRRGFLLTPEETKKNILLSDTEDLEKEYSEFLEGMGAGRGIFLSVVDPLLFRFHTSRLRSRKKESDARKRYMDVLVSNWKESGPESLNSKEMNRLLWDKRILSDLHFWFWETDLSKTHPWWKERFLEYQTRLRKEQIVSWFS is encoded by the coding sequence ATGAACACGGAAACATTTCCTACAAGTGTACCGGAACCCGAGGGTATTTTAAAGGAAGCATTCGACTCCAGAAAATTTACATATAGAAGATTAGGATTCGTTGGGGTTTTGGGACTTCTCTCATTGTTCGGAATTTATTTGGAATATCGTTTTCTTCTAATAAACGGAATTTCCCCATTAGAATGGGCGACACTTTTGCTCTTTTGCTTTTTATTTCCTTTATTAGCTTTCGGAGCTACCACTGCTATTTTCGGAACTGTTCAAAGAATTAGAGGAGGGGATCCTACACGTATTTCAGGTTTGATCGCGGGACAAACTGCAAACCCGAAGGAACTCCCACCAACTGCAGTAGTAATTCCAATCCATTGCGAAGATGTGGCAAGAGTTGCAGCAGGTTTAGAATCGATGATGAGATCCGCGGCCACTGTAGGCTTAGGGGAAAACCTAGACTTCTTCTTATTATCCGATACAACTGATCCGGATATCTGGCTGCAAGAGGAGAAAGCATTCTCTAAACTTTCCCGAAAGCCAGAAACAAAGGGGAGAGTATATTACAGAAAAAGAAGGATCAATCTAAACAAAAAATCAGGGAATATTGCAGATTTTTGCAGAAGATGGGGAAGACGATATAGATACATGATCGTTTTAGACGCAGACAGTTTAGTAACCGGGGAATGTATGCTAAACTTGATCCGACTCATGGAGGCTGTGCCTAACGCAGGTATCATACAGACAGTTCCGAAAATTATTCGAGGTAAAAGTTTATTCCAAAGATTAGCACAATTCGGGACTTGGCTCGGAAATCCAATTTTCGGTGCAGGCTCGTATTATTGGCAGGTCTTTTCAGGTCCATTCTGGGGTCATAACGCAATCGTAAGATTAAAACCTTTTATGGAACATTGCGGCCTTCCTGGTTTACCTGGAGAAGGAGCCATCGGTGGGAAGATCCTTTCTCATGACACAGTCGAAGCTGCATTAATTAGAAAAGCCGGATATACTGTTTGGTTTGCTTATGATCTAGAGGGTTCTTACGAGGAATGTCCTCCCAATCTTCTGGAAAGTTTAAAAAGGGATAATCGTTGGTGCCAGGGGAATTTGCAACATTTCTGGTTTTTATTCGTGGGTGGATTACGGATCTCCAGTCGGATCCATATTCTTTTGGGAATCCTCTCTTACGGAAGTTCTCTTCTTTGGGCATTATTACTTGTTGCGACTAGTTTTACAGTAATGGCGGATACCGATTATTACCGTCTGGCATCTATCCCGGAAGAATGGGCTCAGTTCCAGGAGAGTATGTATCTCCCTGTGTTTTATGGATTACAAATTTATACTATTCTAATATTATTTATGCCTCGTATACTTTCCTTTTTGGACGGTTTGTTTTTCCGTCGGAAAGAAAGTGGAATCGGATTTTTTTCCTTTATAATTTCCTTTTTTATAGAGTTTATCCAATCGGTCATCTTAGCCCCGGCGTATATGGTTCAATATACTAGATTCCTTTGGATGACTTTCTGGAATAGAAAGATAGAATGGGGACCTCAAAACAGGAATTCTTCTCAAGGGATTGATAGAATGGCCGCTGCAAGAGCCCTACTTCCTCAGGCATTTTATGGTACTGGGATCTCTATCTGGTTATTTGTATATTATCCCGTACTTTTTTATTGGCTTTTACCGATTACGGGTGGCTGGCTGCTTTCATATTTTTGGGGAGTATGGACTTCTTCTTCTAAACAGGGAGAAGTTTGGAGAAGAAGGGGATTTCTTTTAACTCCTGAAGAGACTAAGAAGAATATTCTTTTATCGGATACAGAAGATTTGGAAAAAGAATATTCTGAGTTTTTGGAAGGAATGGGGGCAGGAAGAGGGATTTTTCTTTCAGTTGTAGATCCTCTCTTATTTCGTTTTCATACATCTCGTTTGAGATCCAGAAAAAAAGAATCAGACGCTCGTAAAAGATATATGGACGTTTTAGTTTCTAATTGGAAAGAGTCCGGTCCTGAATCTTTAAATTCTAAAGAGATGAACCGGCTTCTTTGGGATAAGCGTATTCTAAGCGATCTTCACTTCTGGTTTTGGGAAACAGATCTTTCTAAAACTCACCCTTGGTGGAAGGAAAGATTCTTGGAATACCAGACCAGGCTCCGAAAAGAGCAAATCGTTTCTTGGTTTAGCTGA
- a CDS encoding glucan biosynthesis protein: MLRLHIILAFVATALLFAVADRQQRRDREEPDFSSSPLLSVMEGEISDQTTHPTFKFSFSDLKERARTLSKQRYIPPKHSTTDFLKGLPWNQYKNILFRPEKSVWKKEGNPFQLQFLHPGHLYNTNIRVFEVRGDFAREIAYDPSSFDLSKLKGVGELPPNLGYSGFKIHFPINTQEHTDEFAVFQGASYYRIISKKQWYGLSARGIAVNTGMPYPEDFPSFREFYIVKPDKTDSTITVYALLDGRTATGAYEFQITPGKVSAVKVNAEVILRTKVDRLGIAPLTSMYWYSETRGIPKGQAYPESHDSDGLLIHSGKGEWIWRPLDNPKRSTTYSFSDENPRGFGLIQRDREFQNYQHSEMKYQLRPSAWVEPEIPFGKGSVHLLENPTIQDSDDNMGAYWMPEPIPPPGTPFDFSYTVRWPDTDPLPDSMAKVVATRIGDAQGDPDLKMFYVDFKSSNLSSLDPFAYIQARIDTGENAELSEYSVQKIEETGVWRLTFGVYPKNKFRPSDLKAALSRNQEIISETWNFVLEPN; this comes from the coding sequence TTGTTACGATTGCATATAATTCTGGCGTTTGTTGCAACAGCCTTGCTCTTTGCCGTCGCAGATAGACAGCAGAGGCGGGATAGAGAAGAACCTGATTTTTCTTCTTCTCCCTTACTGAGCGTAATGGAGGGAGAAATTTCCGACCAGACTACTCATCCTACATTCAAGTTCTCATTCTCGGACCTCAAGGAACGAGCTAGGACATTATCTAAACAACGTTACATTCCACCTAAACATTCTACTACAGACTTTTTGAAAGGTCTTCCATGGAACCAATATAAGAACATTCTTTTTCGCCCGGAAAAATCAGTTTGGAAGAAGGAAGGAAATCCTTTTCAACTCCAGTTTTTACATCCTGGACATTTATATAATACGAATATAAGAGTTTTCGAAGTAAGAGGGGATTTCGCGAGAGAGATTGCTTATGATCCTTCTTCTTTTGATCTATCTAAACTGAAAGGTGTCGGAGAACTACCACCTAATTTGGGTTATTCGGGCTTTAAGATCCATTTCCCAATCAATACCCAAGAGCATACGGATGAGTTTGCTGTTTTTCAAGGTGCAAGTTATTATAGGATCATTTCTAAAAAACAATGGTATGGCCTTTCCGCGAGAGGGATTGCAGTTAATACCGGTATGCCTTATCCGGAAGACTTTCCTTCTTTCAGGGAATTTTATATAGTTAAACCTGATAAGACTGACTCTACGATCACTGTTTATGCACTTTTGGATGGAAGAACTGCTACTGGTGCATATGAATTCCAGATCACACCTGGGAAAGTTTCCGCAGTAAAAGTAAATGCAGAAGTGATACTTAGGACCAAGGTGGATAGGCTCGGCATTGCTCCTTTGACCAGTATGTATTGGTATAGTGAGACGAGAGGAATTCCTAAAGGCCAAGCTTATCCTGAATCCCATGACTCTGACGGATTACTGATCCATTCAGGAAAAGGAGAATGGATCTGGAGGCCTCTGGACAATCCAAAACGCAGCACTACTTATTCTTTCTCGGATGAAAATCCAAGAGGATTCGGTTTAATCCAAAGAGATAGAGAATTCCAAAATTATCAACATAGCGAGATGAAATACCAACTTAGGCCGAGTGCTTGGGTAGAACCTGAAATTCCTTTTGGAAAAGGTTCAGTTCATCTTTTAGAAAATCCGACTATCCAGGACTCTGATGATAATATGGGTGCATATTGGATGCCTGAGCCAATCCCTCCGCCTGGAACTCCATTCGATTTTTCTTATACTGTTCGTTGGCCGGATACTGATCCTCTTCCTGATTCTATGGCAAAGGTAGTTGCTACTCGGATCGGGGATGCACAAGGAGATCCTGATCTGAAAATGTTTTATGTGGATTTCAAAAGTTCTAATTTAAGTTCTTTGGATCCATTTGCATACATTCAAGCAAGGATTGATACAGGAGAAAATGCAGAATTATCAGAATATTCAGTTCAAAAGATAGAAGAAACAGGAGTATGGAGACTTACTTTCGGAGTATATCCTAAAAATAAATTTAGACCCTCGGATCTAAAGGCAGCATTGAGCAGAAACCAAGAAATAATTTCTGAAACCTGGAATTTTGTACTTGAGCCGAACTAA